A part of Clostridium novyi genomic DNA contains:
- a CDS encoding electron transfer flavoprotein subunit alpha/FixB family protein, protein MNLKSVFVISEKISSIPALASGAKELADKVTAIVFGDEEYAKSVSIPGSDSVIYCPLNSKFSPEDYSEILAEKIKKEDHAYLLIGNTVIGRSLAGRIGVALGSPVFSNVENLSVEDDSLVFNQTVYGGTASRKLKYTSAYGIVTINDGVFNTNESLENCDKFSQIEKEPQNSLKLINVDVKNEVSVNLAVAKKIIDIGRSVSTTEDVKLFEKLASVIGAELGCSRPVAENNKLLPKSQYIGITGVQVKPDLIITIGLSGQIQHIGGINKSKVIVSINKDKQAPIFENCDFGLIGDMYKIVPKLIEKLS, encoded by the coding sequence ATGAATTTAAAATCTGTATTTGTTATTAGTGAAAAAATATCTAGTATTCCAGCATTAGCTTCTGGCGCCAAAGAATTAGCTGACAAAGTTACAGCTATTGTTTTCGGTGATGAAGAATATGCAAAATCAGTATCTATACCAGGTTCAGATTCTGTAATTTACTGTCCATTAAACTCTAAATTCTCCCCAGAAGACTATTCTGAAATATTAGCTGAAAAAATTAAGAAAGAGGATCATGCATACTTATTAATAGGCAATACAGTTATAGGAAGATCTTTAGCCGGAAGAATCGGTGTTGCATTGGGAAGTCCAGTTTTTTCAAATGTTGAAAACTTAAGCGTTGAAGATGATTCTCTTGTATTTAACCAAACAGTATATGGCGGTACAGCATCAAGAAAACTTAAATACACATCAGCTTATGGTATAGTTACTATAAATGATGGAGTTTTTAACACAAATGAATCATTAGAAAACTGTGATAAGTTTTCTCAAATAGAAAAAGAACCCCAAAATTCATTAAAATTAATTAATGTTGATGTGAAAAATGAAGTTTCAGTAAACCTTGCTGTTGCTAAGAAAATTATTGATATTGGAAGAAGTGTTTCTACAACAGAAGATGTAAAACTATTTGAAAAGTTAGCTTCAGTTATTGGTGCTGAATTAGGTTGTTCAAGACCAGTTGCCGAAAATAACAAGTTATTACCTAAATCACAATATATAGGAATTACTGGTGTTCAAGTAAAACCAGACCTAATTATTACAATAGGCCTTTCAGGACAAATTCAGCACATTGGCGGAATCAATAAATCTAAAGTTATAGTATCTATAAACAAGGATAAACAAGCCCCTATTTTTGAAAACTGCGATTTTGGTTTAATTGGAGATATGTATAAAATAGTTCCAAAACTAATTGAAAAACTTTCATAA
- a CDS encoding AMP-binding protein, whose translation MIDIVGNRTIRDIWNEAVKFYPDSRFIEFISVDDKVSCFTYKKFDKLVHKTANLFIKSGIDKGKLVAIDLHNSPEYLVCWLALAQIGAVAVPINEHYQYRETKYVVDKCKINFVIAENTLRNNSIDTYLQNKDTLKVDNIFLISGTSYDPNVINIEKEIESQPYELLENRYIDPQDTAVILFTSGTTENPKGAIYTNYNVVYGGIFHATQMGMRHGNKFLTSMPCYHMDFQQMSTMPVIYTGSTIIVIEHFSARRFWKQIVEHEANFTDTMSIMNRTMMLQPIQNWEKNHKIQQIYFSMGLSNEEKETFENRFNVQLLNSYGMTETVTAVTCAPTTGDKNWPSVGRPALSYKVKIIDCENNEVPNGTMGEICIWGIPGKTIISGYYNDELNTKKLIDNEGWIHTGDRGYIDDKGWLFFVDRISNIIKRSGENVSPLEVECVITSHPSVADCAVIGIPDEIRDEAVKAFIQLGDNSDLTEEEIQQYCSNRLAKFKVPTVWEFVTEFPRTSTGKIKKNLLK comes from the coding sequence ATGATCGATATAGTTGGCAACCGAACAATCAGAGATATTTGGAATGAAGCTGTAAAATTTTATCCAGATTCTAGATTTATAGAATTTATATCTGTTGACGATAAAGTAAGCTGCTTCACATACAAAAAATTTGATAAATTAGTACACAAAACAGCTAACTTATTTATTAAATCAGGAATCGACAAAGGTAAATTAGTAGCTATAGACTTACACAATTCACCTGAATATCTTGTATGCTGGCTAGCTTTAGCTCAAATAGGCGCAGTTGCAGTACCTATTAATGAACATTATCAATATCGTGAAACAAAATATGTAGTAGATAAATGTAAAATAAATTTTGTAATTGCAGAAAATACTTTAAGAAATAATTCAATCGACACTTATCTTCAAAACAAAGATACTTTGAAGGTTGACAATATATTTCTTATATCAGGAACTTCTTATGATCCAAACGTAATAAATATAGAAAAAGAAATTGAATCTCAACCATATGAATTATTGGAAAATCGTTATATTGATCCACAGGATACTGCAGTAATATTATTTACATCAGGCACAACAGAAAATCCTAAAGGAGCAATATATACTAACTACAATGTAGTATATGGAGGAATTTTTCACGCAACTCAAATGGGCATGAGACATGGAAATAAATTTCTTACATCCATGCCATGTTATCACATGGACTTTCAGCAGATGTCTACTATGCCCGTAATCTACACTGGAAGCACAATAATAGTTATTGAGCATTTTAGTGCAAGACGTTTCTGGAAACAGATTGTTGAACATGAAGCCAACTTTACAGATACTATGTCAATCATGAACAGAACTATGATGCTACAACCTATTCAGAATTGGGAAAAAAATCATAAGATACAACAGATTTATTTTTCTATGGGTCTTAGCAATGAAGAAAAAGAAACTTTTGAAAATAGATTTAATGTGCAACTTTTAAATTCATATGGAATGACTGAAACAGTTACAGCTGTTACATGTGCTCCAACAACTGGAGACAAAAATTGGCCTTCTGTAGGACGTCCAGCTCTTTCATATAAGGTTAAAATAATAGATTGTGAAAACAATGAAGTTCCTAACGGAACAATGGGTGAAATATGTATCTGGGGTATACCAGGAAAAACTATAATATCCGGGTATTACAATGATGAATTAAATACTAAAAAACTTATAGATAATGAAGGATGGATACACACTGGAGATAGAGGATATATAGATGACAAAGGATGGCTTTTCTTTGTAGACCGAATAAGCAATATAATTAAGAGATCTGGAGAAAATGTAAGCCCTCTTGAAGTTGAATGTGTAATAACTTCCCATCCAAGTGTAGCTGACTGTGCTGTCATAGGAATACCTGATGAAATAAGAGACGAAGCAGTAAAAGCATTCATTCAGTTAGGAGATAATTCTGACTTGACTGAAGAAGAAATTCAGCAATATTGTTCTAACCGTCTTGCTAAATTCAAGGTTCCTACGGTTTGGGAATTTGTCACAGAATTTCCTCGTACATCAACAGGGAAAATTAAAAAGAACCTATTAAAATAA
- a CDS encoding enoyl-CoA hydratase/isomerase family protein, protein MENKKNILTKLEDGVLVITINRDERRNAIDPETSAEMEEILNAAEDDMSVRAIVITGAGSRSFCSGEDLAAYDDNGTCQTIMAHGFAGITERISAKPIIAACNGTAVAGGLEIALACDIIVASEEARFGLSEVKVGFLATSGGLIRLPNVIPRKVATEMVLTGKLISAQRAYEVGLVNHVVPKNEVLEKALELAKLIAKNAPLSLKLSKQIFHVATQSSFEDAQRFCNVCWDYIEKTEDAIEGPKAFLEKREPNWKGR, encoded by the coding sequence ATGGAAAATAAAAAAAATATTTTAACAAAATTAGAAGATGGTGTTTTGGTAATAACTATAAACAGAGATGAAAGGAGAAATGCAATTGATCCTGAAACATCTGCTGAGATGGAAGAAATTCTTAATGCAGCAGAAGATGATATGAGTGTTAGGGCTATAGTTATTACAGGTGCTGGAAGTAGAAGCTTTTGTTCTGGTGAAGATTTGGCTGCATATGATGACAATGGAACATGCCAAACAATTATGGCTCACGGATTTGCTGGAATTACTGAGCGTATATCGGCTAAACCTATAATTGCAGCATGTAACGGAACAGCTGTAGCGGGTGGGTTAGAAATAGCATTAGCCTGTGATATTATCGTTGCTTCTGAAGAAGCAAGATTTGGTTTATCTGAAGTTAAGGTAGGTTTCTTGGCAACAAGTGGCGGATTAATAAGATTACCAAATGTTATACCAAGAAAAGTAGCTACTGAAATGGTTTTAACTGGAAAGTTGATAAGTGCTCAAAGAGCATATGAAGTAGGTTTAGTAAATCATGTAGTACCAAAGAATGAGGTCTTGGAGAAAGCTTTAGAATTAGCTAAATTAATAGCTAAGAATGCTCCATTATCATTAAAGTTAAGTAAACAGATTTTCCATGTAGCAACTCAAAGTTCTTTTGAAGATGCTCAGCGTTTTTGTAATGTATGTTGGGATTATATTGAAAAAACTGAAGATGCAATAGAAGGTCCAAAAGCTTTTCTTGAAAAACGTGAACCAAACTGGAAAGGTCGTTAA
- a CDS encoding MBL fold metallo-hydrolase, translating into MEVTGIILGAYATNCYIVQGEKKHECILIDPADNADYLISYLEDKELVPMGIILTHEHYDHILAVPGLQEKYPYLKVYCHTMAVSNELYEYDMGVRYPTVKAFKNIEFLEDSQVLELAGIKFVVMHTPGHSPGSIVLKTEDALFTGDTLFKESIGRTDFKGGNTVEIISSLKKIIKLPIKNAKIFPGHDEVSNLEWERKYNPYLTRLI; encoded by the coding sequence ATGGAAGTTACTGGTATTATATTAGGCGCTTATGCTACAAATTGCTATATTGTTCAGGGAGAAAAGAAACATGAATGTATCTTAATAGATCCGGCAGATAATGCTGACTATTTGATTTCTTATCTAGAAGATAAAGAACTTGTTCCTATGGGGATTATTCTCACTCATGAACATTATGATCATATTTTGGCTGTTCCAGGATTGCAGGAAAAATATCCGTATTTGAAAGTATACTGTCATACAATGGCAGTTTCTAATGAATTATATGAGTATGATATGGGAGTTAGGTATCCAACTGTAAAAGCGTTTAAGAATATAGAGTTTTTGGAGGATAGTCAGGTTTTGGAACTGGCAGGAATAAAATTTGTTGTAATGCATACGCCAGGTCATTCTCCAGGGTCTATAGTTTTAAAGACGGAAGATGCTTTATTTACTGGAGATACATTGTTTAAGGAAAGCATAGGAAGAACTGATTTTAAAGGTGGCAATACGGTTGAAATTATAAGTTCATTAAAAAAAATAATTAAATTACCAATAAAGAATGCTAAGATTTTTCCTGGTCATGATGAGGTTTCAAATTTGGAGTGGGAGAGAAAATATAACCCGTATTTAACTAGGCTAATATAA
- a CDS encoding CaiB/BaiF CoA transferase family protein produces MEMSKVKRPLEGIKVLDFTIALAGVYVSWQLADMGAEVWKVEKYGSGDQSRAWDPFINDMSTLYVSYNKNKKSIELNLREEAGKQVIYDLVKEADIVVENFKSGSIDKLGLGYDKLKEINPKIVFLSLSGFGKEGPLAKLPCYDAIAAARGGFAASNGEPSGSPMKAANANCDTLTGTYALNAVLMGLYNVRKTGKGCNIDIAMADTAMISCGETAIDYFSGNYENARFGNHDRFIAPYGVFEARDGWIVIIADTEEKWYKLCDAFKKEEWKNDPRFIDNSARIANKYELVKEIEKITSGLKRNDAERILLNAGVTASEVLPFIEAYTSDHANKTKCTEIVNQEKIGLLRFYNNPLHFNDKKCPITNGAPLLGQHSREILKGIGYTDEEVEKLYEDGVVGSSLI; encoded by the coding sequence ATGGAGATGTCTAAAGTAAAAAGACCTTTAGAAGGGATAAAGGTTTTAGATTTTACAATTGCTTTGGCGGGAGTATATGTTTCTTGGCAGTTAGCCGACATGGGAGCTGAAGTTTGGAAAGTTGAAAAATATGGTTCTGGAGATCAGTCTCGTGCATGGGATCCATTTATTAACGATATGAGTACATTATATGTTTCATATAATAAAAATAAAAAAAGTATTGAATTAAACTTAAGAGAAGAGGCTGGTAAGCAGGTTATTTACGATTTAGTTAAAGAAGCAGATATTGTAGTTGAAAATTTCAAAAGTGGGTCTATTGATAAACTTGGTTTAGGATATGACAAATTAAAAGAAATTAATCCTAAAATAGTTTTTCTTTCATTAAGTGGATTTGGAAAAGAAGGTCCTTTGGCAAAATTACCTTGCTATGATGCGATTGCAGCAGCAAGAGGGGGATTTGCAGCAAGTAATGGAGAACCTTCAGGATCCCCAATGAAAGCAGCAAATGCAAACTGTGATACATTGACAGGAACATATGCGCTAAATGCAGTTTTAATGGGATTATATAATGTTAGGAAAACAGGTAAGGGATGCAATATAGATATTGCCATGGCAGATACAGCGATGATTTCATGTGGTGAGACTGCTATAGACTATTTCAGTGGAAACTATGAGAATGCTAGATTCGGAAATCATGATAGATTTATTGCTCCATATGGAGTATTTGAAGCACGTGATGGTTGGATTGTAATCATAGCTGATACTGAAGAAAAGTGGTATAAGTTATGTGATGCATTTAAAAAAGAAGAATGGAAAAATGATCCTAGATTTATAGATAATTCAGCAAGAATTGCAAATAAGTATGAATTAGTTAAGGAAATTGAAAAGATTACATCTGGTCTTAAGAGAAATGACGCTGAAAGAATATTATTGAATGCGGGAGTTACAGCATCAGAAGTTCTTCCTTTTATTGAAGCGTATACATCTGATCATGCTAATAAGACTAAATGTACTGAAATAGTTAATCAAGAAAAGATAGGTCTTTTAAGATTTTATAATAATCCGTTGCATTTTAATGATAAAAAATGTCCGATAACAAATGGGGCACCTCTTTTAGGGCAACATAGCAGAGAAATTTTGAAAGGAATTGGATATACAGATGAAGAAGTTGAAAAACTGTATGAAGACGGAGTAGTTGGAAGTAGTTTAATTTAA
- a CDS encoding electron transfer flavoprotein subunit alpha: MKTITCCKVVSNEEFINVLPNHELSFDNVPTKISDYDLNALEAGKKLARETKGSLTALSIGKSSVLDSSKIQKDILSRGANELTLVVDDSIELLDSLETAKAITKAIQEIGEYDLVLFGTGSSDLYAQSVGTQVGAMLNVPTLNNVISIVVKEDNLLEVKRALANSVQTFEVTMPAVLSVSSEINVPSIPSMIEIMKAGKKPVNKLTLDFSDLKSSVEIIEELSPEQQERRKEIIEGDDDEAIDALVAFLKKEAL, from the coding sequence ATGAAAACAATTACATGCTGCAAAGTTGTTTCAAATGAAGAATTTATTAATGTTTTGCCTAATCATGAACTTTCTTTTGACAATGTTCCAACTAAAATTAGTGATTATGATTTAAATGCCTTGGAAGCTGGAAAGAAATTAGCAAGAGAAACAAAAGGTTCATTAACAGCATTAAGCATAGGTAAATCATCTGTATTAGACTCTTCAAAAATACAAAAAGATATTTTATCAAGAGGAGCAAATGAATTAACATTAGTCGTAGATGATTCTATTGAATTACTAGATTCTCTAGAAACAGCAAAAGCTATTACAAAAGCAATTCAAGAAATTGGAGAATATGACTTAGTATTATTTGGAACAGGTTCATCTGATTTATATGCACAATCAGTTGGAACTCAAGTAGGAGCAATGCTTAATGTTCCAACATTGAACAATGTTATATCAATCGTAGTAAAAGAAGACAATTTACTTGAAGTCAAAAGAGCTTTGGCAAACAGCGTTCAAACATTTGAAGTTACTATGCCTGCTGTTCTTTCAGTATCAAGTGAAATTAATGTACCTTCTATCCCATCAATGATTGAAATCATGAAAGCAGGTAAAAAACCAGTTAATAAATTGACGCTTGATTTTAGTGATTTAAAATCATCAGTTGAAATTATCGAAGAATTATCACCAGAACAACAAGAACGCAGAAAAGAAATTATTGAAGGCGACGATGATGAAGCAATTGATGCATTGGTAGCATTCTTAAAAAAAGAAGCTTTATAA
- a CDS encoding CaiB/BaiF CoA transferase family protein: MKPIKGLRVLDLTDGIPYIGSIFADYGANLIKVEKPGLGDSIRRRGANDEESQGPYWKYYMRSKKSITINYHKSEGAEIIKRLVKNTDMIIFNEPEEKLKSFGLGFSELKEVNPKLVYGILTPFGEEGPWKDMPDYDLIIMARTGLLEKTGMPEKPTKFGFPLGYIYASWHLSAGMLAAYMSAEETGAGMKVSCSVWQTIMELDDTFQQCFQGMNTLPKRIGNGFPTTNPTDTFKCKNGWFSLSIGSDIQWLNFVHEADKDADWGEGTVYAHDPARSMDHYFGELDEQLKDFFASITIEKADEICQRALVPGGPCNTIAELAIDPQVAVRKMLIEVDGVTQLGIPAKFLDDKSDENDIKAASEVGADTETILKHIGISEDKLNALKSEYII; this comes from the coding sequence ATGAAGCCAATTAAGGGTTTAAGAGTTTTAGATTTAACTGATGGTATACCTTATATAGGTAGTATATTTGCGGATTATGGTGCTAATCTAATAAAAGTTGAAAAACCAGGCTTAGGAGATTCTATAAGACGAAGAGGAGCAAATGATGAAGAAAGTCAAGGTCCATACTGGAAATATTATATGAGATCAAAAAAGAGTATAACTATTAATTATCATAAATCTGAAGGTGCTGAAATTATTAAGAGATTAGTGAAAAATACTGACATGATAATTTTCAATGAGCCTGAAGAAAAGTTAAAATCATTTGGATTAGGATTTTCCGAATTAAAGGAGGTAAATCCCAAATTAGTATATGGGATATTAACACCATTCGGCGAAGAAGGGCCTTGGAAGGATATGCCTGACTACGATTTAATCATTATGGCTCGTACAGGATTGCTTGAAAAGACAGGTATGCCTGAAAAACCAACAAAATTTGGATTCCCATTGGGATACATATACGCAAGTTGGCATCTAAGCGCAGGAATGCTTGCTGCTTATATGAGTGCAGAAGAAACAGGTGCAGGAATGAAGGTCTCATGTAGTGTATGGCAAACAATTATGGAATTGGATGATACATTTCAACAATGTTTTCAAGGTATGAATACATTGCCAAAGAGAATAGGAAATGGATTCCCTACAACTAATCCTACAGACACATTCAAATGCAAAAACGGATGGTTTTCATTGAGCATAGGAAGTGATATTCAATGGCTTAACTTTGTTCATGAAGCGGATAAAGATGCTGATTGGGGAGAAGGAACTGTTTATGCACATGATCCTGCAAGATCAATGGATCATTATTTCGGAGAATTGGACGAGCAGCTAAAAGATTTCTTTGCTTCAATAACAATAGAAAAAGCTGATGAAATCTGTCAAAGAGCACTTGTACCTGGAGGACCATGTAATACAATAGCTGAATTAGCAATAGATCCTCAAGTAGCTGTTAGAAAAATGCTTATAGAAGTTGATGGTGTTACTCAATTAGGAATACCTGCTAAATTCTTAGATGATAAAAGTGACGAAAACGACATTAAGGCAGCTTCAGAAGTAGGTGCTGATACTGAAACTATATTAAAACATATAGGCATTTCTGAAGATAAATTAAATGCTTTGAAATCTGAATATATAATTTAG